From the Pyrenophora tritici-repentis strain M4 chromosome 5, whole genome shotgun sequence genome, the window AAATCCCGCAAGCAACCTGCATCTGAGGGGCCAAGGAAGACTAGGGATGCGATTTGGAAATCTTGCGGACATGGGAAGGCTGTGCCATATCTGATGGCATGTGCCAATGATTCTCACGCGACTTCACCCCACGCACGCCCAAAGTCGACCCCATTGCGCAGATAAGCGGGCAGGAATGACAACAGACTAAATTGCTAATATATGATGATAGTGGGACCGCTGCCTCTCTTCAATGCTCATCCGATCCGGTCTCGGCCTCTCATTCGGCGTCGTCTTCTCAGTACTCCTCTTCAAGCGACGTGCATGGCCCGCATTCGTCGGTCTCGGTTTCGGTGGTGGACGAGCATGGGAAGAATGTGACAACGTGAGTTTCCAAATTCCCAGAGATCTCCAGTCAATTTGCTAATCTCCGGTGTAGTCCTTCAAGCGAGCAGCAGCACCCCCAAAAGACGGCCTCCGCGTTATCCGACCATAAGTTATGCAACTCGTGCGGATGGGGAGGTGGAACGAGATCATTCTGTGTAATTCAAGCAGCTTTGCATGCGGAACATGCATTGTACAGTAGGGCATGGTATAGATCGTTTGGGCAATTGAACGCTGTACATCACACTCCGGACCCACTCTCACCTTTGGTTCGAGACATTAACTCATATGTTCGGATCCAGGTGGAGACTTTTGCTTTGAAGCCTCTCGATGACTTTCTCTCGAGTTTCTGTTCACTGCTCTAACTCGTGGCTTCTGGCTGATATGTATTGCAGATGCGGGACACAGCACTAGCCCATACTCTTTACTTGCCAGCCCTCATCTTTCTACACATGCATACATGTGCATCATCACGATCGAAACAAAGAGATGAGAAGTGATCTACTAAGGTTCTCTTTCGCTCTATGATCTTGATGTGTTTCAATGCAGCGACATACCACTGAATCGGACATCTCTGCCTCCATCCCATTGACGACAGCAGCCTGGCTATTCCAATCTTTTTTCACTGACATAAACCACCTCATACACCACTTCTCTCGCTTACGCATTCCAATCCTCAAACCTATATCCCTCAGCTCCATCCAGAACAGTGAAGCGGTGAGTAGTGAAAATAATAGACTCATATAGCTCACGACCTGCAGCGCGAGCTTTCCTATGCCATGGCCCCAGACCACCCTTGTACGCGTCTTCACGGGAATGCCAGAAGCCTGTTACCGTATTAGTCCGTATTCGATTCACAATGTGACCATAGACCTGAACTCGGAAATCGAAGTGTCCGAATAAAAAGCCCCAATTCGAAATCAAAAGAAGCAAGACAGGAAAGGAATATGGAAAAAAACTCACAAGTCGCCAAATTTCTCCTCTCCCCATCCGTCTTCCCAAACCAATACTTCAATAACCCCCCACTCTCACACGCCTCTCGATGACTCTCTGCATCAAGCTTGTACAGCGAATCGTTATCAACGCTTTCCTTGAGTTTAGATCGGAAGGTTACTACGTAAAAGGATGTTTCTTTCCACTTGaactcctcttcttcacGAACCAAGTCCCGAAGTAAACTCAAAACATCGTCGAGATTTAGCGCAGAGGTGTAGGATGTTGTTGCATAGGTTTCCACGATTGGTTTGAGTGCTGTGAGAGCGAGGGCGAAGAGGCGGGATGAGGTGGGTAGGGCGGGGGATGTGATGTCTAGGTAGTGGCCGGGAAGATTGTAGGGGGAGCTGATGAGTAAACATGATGTTTCTTCTCGTTCGTTTTCCTGGTCTGGGATTTTGTGTACACTGAGGTTTTGGTCCTGGCGCCGGATGAGCTGCGTGTATGCTGCAGCATTAAACCGAAGTTCATCGAATTCTGTGGTGATAGAGGCTGGATCGCGGAGGATCTGGCGTTGTGGGCGAGGCGCTGGATTGGCTTCTGGTGATGGTGGTGTGGTGACTTCTGTGATTGTGACGGAGGCGGTCTTGAAAGGTGGTGATTTGGCGATGATAGGGCTGTGGGATTTTTGCAGCATCTCGGAGGTAAGACACGCAGCCATGACTATGCTGGATTTTGTCCGAAAGGAAATCAGGAAGGTACCACTTGAAGTACTTGCTTTGTACCGAAAGCACTCGCGGTGAGGGATCCGGTAAACCTTCCCAACTCTTCCTCTCCCAGATGTACGGTCTGGGATTAATGAAAGTCTTAGGTCGCAGATGTACGGGTCCTGTAGTAGTAGTCTGAACGGCTAAGAATGTATTTTTGTAAttgttcttcttctggaATGATTGGTAAGTTTGTTGTGGGGGAGGCTCAAAAGTTCCGAAGGTGCGGTGGACTTAAAGGAAACCATGCCGCTACCAGCACGTCGAATCACGCAATAGGGATACGCCATCCTTAGCTTACTTTGTCTCACTTCACGCCCAACGCACAACACGGACACCAAGTAGCATAACTGCCGGGGTATTTGACGCGTGAGGATCTGCAGCGGCGGTTTCATTGCTGGGACCTCGTATATGCAACATGGTACGTACGCCACCACCCCGGTCCAATGTGCGGTGAGTGACCAAACTTGCCGGAAAGAGCCAAGGGTTTGATGTGTCGGTTTTTGGTATTGAGGATTTTTGTACGTTTGTGTTTGTATAGAAGGGGAGGGAAGCGGCAAAGGGTGTACAGGTGGAGGCAGTGGCATGTTTCGTGTTTCACCTTGACTGGCTTCCTTCAGCGTAGTACGTTCCTCCTCTCGACAAGCCTGAACACAACATTTATCTAGACTACCTAGAAACACGCCGATAGCTCGTGAAGAGTAGATATATGCGGTGACTGTCAAACGAATTACAGGGCAGATGATTGTATTGCGCTTATGAAGCAGCAGCGATCATCAGGAGAAGATGTACTCACAATTCCAGTGTTCGCGCGAAGAAAATGGTACCATAATACAGTCAACCGTATCGGAATGATCCCCAAAGCTACCGCTCCCAAATGATACCGAACGATGATGGGGAACAACTTTGATATCGTCACCTAACAGAACTTCTGTATTGCGCTTAATCCAGAATGGTAGTCTGTGCCAGTCTGTGCATGCGTTGGTACCCAAACGGTGTGTCTTTTGTGACAGGCACTTCCGCACCATACTCTTCTATGCATGCGTCAAAAGGCTTGTTCTGAAGTCGATTGTCGCCCGGAGGTAGTGGAAGGTCTGAGCCACGATCTCTCAGCTCTGTCTTCAACTCCATCAAGTTACCCCATAGTATGAAGAGCTTCTCTTCTAGTAGCTTGAGCACGCGGTGGTTGCCTTTGAGACTGCGTGAAATTAGTGCACCAGTCCATTGTAGGCAATGAGAACTTACTTGACAGCCTGAGTTTTCAATAGAAACTGTCCCATGTCGTTATTCACGAAGACTGTCAGCTTTTCAGAGACTGTGCCACGGGGTATGTTGGCATCCTCAAGCAACAGAGCAAACCCCCATTCCCAACGTTCTTTTTGTTGCCCGTTGCTAGTTGTCTGTTTTGCTGCTTGTCTGTTCCAGTTTAGATCACTATTCGAATGAGTGAAAAGCTCAATTTCTGGGGGGAAGACGTCGACTACGCGTACACGGGATCGATGTCTACAATTTACAAAAGGAAGCGTGTAAAAGTTGTATTTCTCAGGGGTACGCATTTCGAGGTGAGGGTTGTACAACATTTCCGAGATTGTCGATAGCTTCATTTCGGGAAAGGCGGCTCGAACTACCATGATTAGCCACATGAAGCACTGGATCAATCGCAACTTACTATTCTTGTTGATACTGCTCTGCTGTAATTCCCATTCACGCTGCTTCTCTGCTATTTCTTGTAGCTCGGCTTCCTTTTCTGCCTTTTGTATTTCCTTCTTTGCTTGCCTCTTTTCCTTTGCCGTTTTTGCTTTAGGATTGCTGGGAGGGTTTTGCATAACTTCGAATGCTGTTTTAACACCACGTTTCTTCTCGTATTCTTGTCGTCGTTTGTCGATGGCTTCAATTTCAGGCGCGGATTTCAATTGGCGAATGTCCACTTGATTGGGTCTATCCTTGTCTTGATGTACCACGCCCTCGAGTCGACCAGCTGTTGACATTCTGACATGCATGTTCCGGAGGTAGACATAGTCGCCGACGGCCGCATTTTCCTGAACCCATGCTGCGTTCGACTCGTATAGGGTCACACTCAGAGTGAGATAGCCATACGGTCCCTTGAAGCCTTTGTCCGAGAGGTGGTTCCAAGTAGTTCCTTCTTCCGGATCAGGGAAATAGTGCATGTGCTCGTTGGGCGTGTAGTCTGTTACCTTCATATCTACTTGGCCGCCCCCGAAGTGCCAATAGATGTGGACAATTTGCACGCAAACATCGTAGAAAGTATTGAATTGCAAGTCTTTGACCAGGCATAGCTTCCTAGATGATTTGAGTTTGGATGCAGTAATGGTGGCATGCTGTTGCAGCTGTTCTGAAACGCCAGTCGAGGCAGCTTTCAAATCTATAACAGCCATTTGCTCAGCAATTGTTGGGGGCTGGCCAATTCCGGTCGAATCACACATGAGTTTCTGCTTGCCACACTGATAGGGCTGCCTCTGGCTTGGGCTGGGGATCTTGGCACCTGGGAAGACAATCATGGCAACGGTCTTGTAACCAATACATTCAATGTGACCTTGCCAGTCTTTGACATTGAATTTTCGAATGATTATGACGTCGCCGATACCAGATATTTTGGGAAATCTATCCTTGGGCCTGAAAATCCGACAGCTGATGGTGGATTGATCGCCAATGGATCCAGACGAGAAGTCATCTTGGAGGGTGAAATCCAGAGAAAAATCTGTTCCTCTGGTGCTCTTTGGCTCACCGTAACTTACAAGGACACCTATGATGCTGACGAGCGAGTCGACATTTGTGATGTCTTTGATTGCTGTAAAGCCGTTGGGCAGCGGCATGGCAGCTGGAAAAGGCCGAAAGCGGCTAGCGTGATATCTGGTGGacaaagaaaagaaagagGGCAGGGGCGAAAGAAAGGATTAAGAATGTACTGTACTATTGGCGATATTTTCAGTCAATGGGTCAGTAACGCGGGCCTAGCAAACGGCAGGCGGTATCCGGCGAGAAGGCACAAGAGTGGGCGAGACAGTAGTTATGGGAGTCTACGTCGCGTCGC encodes:
- a CDS encoding Med15 multi-domain protein, with the protein product MAACLTSEMLQKSHSPIIAKSPPFKTASVTITEVTTPPSPEANPAPRPQRQILRDPASITTEFDELRFNAAAYTQLIRRQDQNLSVHKIPDQENEREETSCLLISSPYNLPGHYLDITSPALPTSSRLFALALTALKPIVETYATTSYTSALNLDDVLSLLRDLVREEEEFKWKETSFYVVTFRSKLKESVDNDSLYKLDAESHREACESGGLLKYWFGKTDGERRNLATCFWHSREDAYKGGLGPWHRKARAAGRELYESIIFTTHRFTVLDGAEGYRFEDWNA
- a CDS encoding telomere-binding alpha subunit central domain-containing protein, coding for MPLPNGFTAIKDITNVDSLVSIIGVLVSYGEPKSTRGTDFSLDFTLQDDFSSGSIGDQSTISCRIFRPKDRFPKISGIGDVIIIRKFNVKDWQGHIECIGYKTVAMIVFPGAKIPSPSQRQPYQCGKQKLMCDSTGIGQPPTIAEQMAVIDLKAASTGVSEQLQQHATITASKLKSSRKLCLVKDLQFNTFYDVCVQIVHIYWHFGGGQVDMKVTDYTPNEHMHYFPDPEEGTTWNHLSDKGFKGPYGYLTLSVTLYESNAAWVQENAAVGDYVYLRNMHVRMSTAGRLEGVVHQDKDRPNQVDIRQLKSAPEIEAIDKRRQEYEKKRGVKTAFEVMQNPPSNPKAKTAKEKRQAKKEIQKAEKEAELQEIAEKQREWELQQSSINKNIRAAFPEMKLSTISEMLYNPHLEMRTPEKYNFYTLPFVNCRHRSRVRVVDVFPPEIELFTHSNSDLNWNRQAAKQTTSNGQQKERWEWGFALLLEDANIPRGTVSEKLTVFVNNDMGQFLLKTQAVNLKGNHRVLKLLEEKLFILWGNLMELKTELRDRGSDLPLPPGDNRLQNKPFDACIEEYGAEVPVTKDTPFGYQRMHRLAQTTILD
- a CDS encoding DUF543 domain-containing protein; translated protein: MAENNPQPVASISRTTRPMSEALLNEKWDRCLSSMLIRSGLGLSFGVVFSVLLFKRRAWPAFVGLGFGGGRAWEECDNSFKRAAAPPKDGLRVIRP